The region AACAAGGAATCTGTCAAGTTTGCTTAGGTGTCGTTTGATATGGTATCTAACTGGGTCCAAAGAGGGACTGGGTCTTAAAATCCCAATTGGCATGTTTGATATGGATTATAGATATAAGGACTCggtccagaatgtggactcggTCCAAAAAAAACAAAGGATTCGGTCCTTGCTTTCAACTTGACGGACCAgagaaaaaatccaaaaacacgTCTTGCGCCCTACATCCCGTTACCGTCTTGCTTGATTTTGTTTCATCCTCTCCCTGGTTATCCTGCCATCGAATAAGCAAGAAAACGGCCATCGATCAAAAGCAATCCGACCAGCCTTCATCAACGATCAAAAACAGTTCGAGCAGCCTTCATCAACAGCCTTAATAGACGAAGCAAGAAGTCGCCGGCAAGAAGACCTCTAAACCGTGATCAACAGCAACAACATCAGCaggttttttttttcgatttttgtcTTGATTTCATTTAGAGAATAAGAATGCGATGTTACCTGTAAATCTTATCATAATTCATAAATCAATGGCATCACCATGCATAGTTAAGCATTTGCTCACAGTATATATGATCGCCAACTACCTTTAATAAAGAATGAATAAATATATTCGTTAAATGCTCTTAAGAATCTCACATGCCCTTCATATGTTTTACTTAATATATATTTTACTTAAAATGAATATATATTTGCTCACAGTGTGGATAACTCTTTACTACCCACAACACCAAAATTATTTTGGTATTCTTATGTTTCATTCAAAACTGTTGTACACATTATTCTTTCTTTGTTACTGGTACCTTTTTGCTGTTGTTAGACATGTTGCCATGGAAGTATGAATGTTTTTTGTGTCAATACCCCATAAGCAGGGGCAAAATTGTCCAGAACTGTTCATATATTTTTGTGAATGTCAACTGGTCATGAATTCTTGAAGATGTGTTATTGTCATCATTTTTAGATTATTTGATTGACGAATcatgtttctttttcttgttgtttatctttttcACTAGTCATCAACATTTTTAATAAACAATATTGTAATACAAAAGTTTTACCATATTTGGGATGAAAAAACAATTTTAAGCTAAAAATGCCAACCATAAACTTCGATTttactcttatatttatataatttattttaattatattcaaGACACTAGAGTGTGGTATTTTTGTTATTATAGATTAACAATTTATTATATGTgatgaattgtttgtttattttttttatataattttctaTCTTTTCATCTTAAtcacattttttattttatctcatAATAACTTTGTATAtttataaatatgaaatatttgtgACTATTTGTATacatgtgtatatgtatatatatatatatatatatatatatatatatatatatatatttgcgtaTATGTGTGCAAATTTGTGTGTTTATAGGTGTATATATTTGTGTTTATGTGTGCaaatatgtgtatatatttgtgtGACATGTTTATCATTCATTTATTCCTTAGACATGGCAGAAAAGAGAAGTAGAGCTAGTTGGTCTTCGGATTTTGTGAACAAAACTTTTCTTGATGCATGTATACAAGAACTAACAAGTAATGGTCGGGAGGGTAGTGGTCTTAAAGGTACCTCATGGAATACAATagctaaaaaactaaaaaaagaacATGACTTTGTTGTTGAcaaaaaacaaatgaaatatCGTTATGACTATTTGAAAAGCAAGTATGCAGTTTGGttgaaattaaaaaacaaaactgGGAATCTCTATAATCCTATAACAAACACGTTTCAAATGACGGATGAAGAGTGGAAAGCGGAGGCGAAGGTATTCTTTTAATTTAAAGcacattatttttttaaaaaaaagtttaataataaaaacatttTGTTTTTCAAATAGTTGAACAAGATGGTTGAGAAATTAAGAAATGCACCCCTCCTTTACCCTGAGCTATGCACCCAGTTGTTTGACGGTGCGACCTCGACTGGTGCTGCTAGTTGGGGACCATCTTCGACACTCCCTCATCCTGCAGAAGCCTTTACTACACAAGATTATGATGATATCGAGATGGTAGATACAGCACCTCAAATGGATATCCCAGCCTCAACTTCAACAGTACCCCCACCTACAAGTGCATCACATGCAAGTGTAGATTCGTCTGTTCGGTCCAAAAACAAAAGAGGAAAACGAAATGCATCCACAGACACACTAGATGATGACATAAGAGAGGTTGGCAAGGAAATTATGAAGGCGGCTCAGGCATTTGCGCAAACTCATAATCTTGACAAGGAGATGGATGAATGTATTGAAAAATTGAAAGTCTTGGAGTGGGGAAGTTCTGATCCGAAATACATCACTGTTCTTATGTTGTTCGCTGAAAATGCTGGTAACAGGAAAATTTGGTTACGCCTCGAGTCTTCGACTTGTGAGTTGTGGGTGAAAAGTGCGGGAAAGAATTTTGGATTACTTGGTTGACGTTAGTATGACTTTAGGATGTTTTTGTCTTTATGCTTTATGGATTTATATTATGGTACATGTTATGGATTTTTATGTGTACGATTGTTACGTGTTATGTTTAGGATTTTTAAGCTTAggttgtttatgtgttatgtttaggaTTGTTATTTGGTATTGACttttatgttatggatttttaTGTGATGTATTTTTATGTTACGGAGTTATATgtcattaattttaattttattgattaattttatggtttatgttataaaatttatgtgatttgtatttaACATGTAACAGGTTACATATGGATAAAGAAGGTGAGTTTTTAGGTTTCCTTATACTCTCATGCTATTGGTTGATGTTGGttcgaaaaagaaaaaaaagaattgGAAGAATAAAAGCTAACGAATCGGAAGAATCCGGACATGCATACACACAAGATTTGATACACGGATGTCCTATACAATGTTTTGATATGATGCGTCTTTCACAAGATGCATTTGTATTATTATGCAATCATTTTACTCAAAGAAATTGGTTGCAACATAGTAGGACAATAAGCGTTGAAGAGAAGATGGCTATATTTTTACATGTTATAGGACATAATGAACGTTTTCGAGCTGTTAAAGAAAGGTTTCACCACTCCATACAAacgattcatcaatgttttcatgAAGTGCTAAAAGCAATGATGTGTTTTGCAAGAGAAATTATTGTACCAACATCTTCTAATACAACAAGAAATACCTCGGAACGACATAGACGGCTAAAAAACATATTTCCTAGAGCATTAGGTGCACTAGATGGAACACTTGTACATGCAGTTTTGCCCGTTGATGAACAAACTCGCTATAGAGGAAGAGGAAAAGGTGAATGTTATCAAAATGTAAtaggaatttgtgattttgatatgatattcacctttgtATGGGCTGGATGGGAGGGCATAGCACACGATTctaaagttttgaaagaagttgcatttaaTCCGACTTCTGGATTTCCATTCCCTCCACCAGGTTTGTCAATTTTCTATAAGTTTTATTATCTAtattatttatatgattaat is a window of Lactuca sativa cultivar Salinas chromosome 1, Lsat_Salinas_v11, whole genome shotgun sequence DNA encoding:
- the LOC111911023 gene encoding uncharacterized protein LOC111911023 gives rise to the protein MAEKRSRASWSSDFVNKTFLDACIQELTSNGREGSGLKGTSWNTIAKKLKKEHDFVVDKKQMKYRYDYLKSKYAVWLKLKNKTGNLYNPITNTFQMTDEEWKAEAKLNKMVEKLRNAPLLYPELCTQLFDGATSTGAASWGPSSTLPHPAEAFTTQDYDDIEMVDTAPQMDIPASTSTVPPPTSASHASVDSSVRSKNKRGKRNASTDTLDDDIREVGKEIMKAAQAFAQTHNLDKEMDECIEKLKVLEWGSSDPKYITVLMLFAENAGNRKIWLRLESSTCELWVKSAGKNFGLLG
- the LOC128126966 gene encoding uncharacterized protein LOC128126966, coding for MDKEGEFLGFLILSCYWLMLVRKRKKRIGRIKANESEESGHAYTQDLIHGCPIQCFDMMRLSQDAFVLLCNHFTQRNWLQHSRTISVEEKMAIFLHVIGHNERFRAVKERFHHSIQTIHQCFHEVLKAMMCFAREIIVPTSSNTTRNTSERHRRLKNIFPRALGALDGTLVHAVLPVDEQTRYRGRGKGECYQNVIGICDFDMIFTFVWAGWEGIAHDSKVLKEVAFNPTSGFPFPPPDKYYLCDAAYTNTRGFMAPYRNTRYWLADFRRNRALTKEERFNHAHAQLRNIIERAYGVLKARFPILKRMAPYPFPVQRDIVIASVAIHNFIKKYDIQDDLFTNFEQNTMVTPNVGGGGSEGQNIQSIEWGSEAVEYMTTLRDQIANQLLSNGLR